AGCAAAATCAGATGCAAATCTAGTTTATGTTTCGATGCAAAGATGAACATAGAGCCAAGTCAACAGCTAAAAGAAAAGAGGTACCTATGCAGTTTTCGTCATCACTCTCCTGTTCTGACTCTGAACCAGAACTTGACTTGAGCATCCAAAATTCTGAATCATCGGAGTCAGTTTCTTCCTTAACGCGTCTGTGTTTGGTTACTTGTATTTCCTCTGTCTTTCCGCTTGTTCCAGCTCCTCTTTCCATTTGCTCTATCAAACACATCAACACCAAAACATTAAAAGTCAGGAATAACAAAATACAAGATGTCAATGAATCTGATATCATGTTCATTGACCTAATTTGTGTAGAAATCTCTTCCCATTCACGTGTTTCCAGATATGTTGCTCGTTCTTGTTCACAGTATCCCCAGTAAGCTTGCACACGAGCTTCGAACTAAGAACATAGCCAAAAACAAGGAAGAAAGGTCAATACTTTTATGCTGAGAATATATAACTTAAAAGCTTTAAGATTTTTAATCATAACGATGCACTGGCACTAAATACACAGCTTAAAACAAGCAAACCAATGgtttcaagaaaacaaaactaacCTATGACCTCATAGACAACTAAAAGCTAACATAATCCAACTATAACGGTGGGCAAACCGAGAAATTAGGCACTGCGAGAACATGTTGAGAGGAGATTTCCCATGAGATAGAGCGTGATCAATGAGTCCCAGACGACACCGTTTGTTACAAGCGTATGCTTCTTCGTCTCCGGCTACAACTTCGTGACCAGTCTCCACGCATCTGAGCCGTCCGTTTCCTATATCCACGAAAGTTGGTGAGCCAAGCAGACTCGCCGCCCCTACTTCCGCTTTCTTCAttcttcctcctctctctctcgatcCAATTGCTCGTTCTTCTACGGTTAAACTCAGAAGCACAGAAGCGTAACAACTTCACTTAAACCGGAGCTGAACCGAACtgaaaaagaaaaccaattaCTACATCGTAACACACGGTTTAAGTCCAAATCCACTTTGTTTTTACATCGTAACAAAGATTCCAATGGTTTTACATTTGTTCTCTCGAGTCAAAACTTTTTAACTTTAGTTTGCAACTTTGCACACACGCAAACGTGAGGTTGTTGGGTGTAATGTTGAGTCAGTCACCAGTAATCCCCACAAGAACAGAGCCCATCTCTAAAGTGATGGAATCTTCTTGAATCCCTTATAGTTATCTCCCTCTTTACAACCTTGGATATTAGTTTTATCGCAGCATGGCAATCCCTGCAGGCTCTCAAGTTCTTCATCACAACGATCGGAGACCCTTCTGGTGTACTGATAAGCGCAAACGCAACGGCTAAACGTTCGCTGTGGAACTTAAGCGACTCGATCTTCATCTGCTCATCTACGTCTTGTCCTACACAACTTGTGTCAGGCTTGTACCCTTGTCTTTCAATCTCGCCCGTCAGTTCATCGATCTTCCTCATGATCTCATCTCCTCTCGGGTGTCTCTGGTCATTCGATGAGAAGTAGTGAATCTTGTGGTTCACTTCAACCCAGCTAGAAGCAGTAACTTTCTTGATCCCCCGTTCACGCATCGCTTTCTTGACAAGACTAACGTTTTCCCAT
The sequence above is drawn from the Raphanus sativus cultivar WK10039 chromosome 7, ASM80110v3, whole genome shotgun sequence genome and encodes:
- the LOC108836288 gene encoding uncharacterized protein LOC108836288, whose product is MKKAEVGAASLLGSPTFVDIGNGRLRCVETGHEVVAGDEEAYACNKRCRLGLIDHALSHGKSPLNMFSQCLISRSKLVCKLTGDTVNKNEQHIWKHVNGKRFLHKLEQMERGAGTSGKTEEIQVTKHRRVKEETDSDDSEFWMLKSSSGSESEQESDDENCIGSLCDARESEELSERTKRMSIEIGPSSFASRKKKIRNSNESC